Part of the alpha proteobacterium U9-1i genome, AATGCTGGCGATGCTTCGGCCCGTCGTTCGGCGTCTTGCCGAGCACAATCATGATCTTGCAGCGCGGGTCCATAGCGCCCGAGATCCACCACTTGCGACCGTTGAGCACGTAGTCATCGCCATCGCGGACGATGGTGAGCTCAACGTTTGTCGCGTCGGACGACGCTACTTGCGGCTCCGTCATCACATACGAAGAGCGGATTTTGCCGTCGAGCAACGGCTTTAGCCATTTCTCCTGTTGTGCAGGCGTGCCGTATTTCGCCAGCACTTCCATGTTTCCGGTATCTGGCGCCGAGCAGTTGAAGTATTCCGATGCTGATGACACGCGACCCATCAGCTCTGCGAGCGGCGCGTATTCGAGGTTGGTGAGGCCTGGGCTCCATTCGCCGTATTCGTGCGGCAAGAAGAGATTCCAGAGTCCGGCCTCACGCGCCTTCGCTTTGATTTTTTCCGTGCCAGGCCACGGCGCCCATTGATTGGCTGGCTCGTGAATCCACGCATTGCGCTCGGCTTCGGCGGGATAGACGTGCGCATCCATGAACGCCTCGAGCTTGGCGATCAGGCCTTTGACCTTGTCGGAGTATTCGAAGTTCACTTTTTTCTCCGCAGATCAGAGGGTGAGGCCGCCATCGACGAGCAAAGTTTGGCCGACGACGTAGGCCGAGAGCGGCGACGCGAGGAACAAGGCGACGCCGGCCATGTCCTCAACCGTGCCGAACCGGCCAAGCGGGAATTTCGCCAACGCTTTTTCGCGACGATCCGGGTGATCCATCGTCACCTTCGTGAGCTTGGTATCCACCAGGCCCGGCGCGAAGCCGTTGACGCGAATGCCGAGCGGCGCCCAGGCTTGGCCAAGCGTTTTGGTGAGCCCCACAGCGCCGGCTTTCGACGCCGAATACGCCGGATTTCCTACCGTCGCCTTGAACCCCGCCACGGAATTCACCACCACGATCGCGCCTTTGGCGTCGGCCAGTTGCGGTTTGAATTTCGTCGCGCAATGCAGAACGGAATCGACATTGACCGCCATAACCTTGTCCCAGCCAGCGCGCTGAAACTCCTTCTGGCCGTAAAGAACGGTGCCTTGCGACAGGATTAGGACGTCCAACGTCGGGAACGGAGCGGGCGCGTTGGCGATAGCGTCCGGGTCGCTTACATCGACACTGGTGTAGCCGAGGCCGGTGAGATCAGAGCCCTCTTCGGCCTTGTAGTCGCTCGCCGCAGCGCGCGTGCCCCAAACGTGAACCTCGGCGCCACGGGCGCGAAACGCGTGCGCCACGCCATTACCGATACCGCTTGAGCCGCCAACCACGAGCACGTTCTTGCCGGTGAAATCCAAATCGCTCATTCGTCACCCGATAAAGCGTTGCGCGCGCTCGAACAGCCGCACCGCGCGCCCATGCAAGAGGTCGCCCGTTTCGCGCGGAGCTTTGC contains:
- a CDS encoding dehydrogenases with different specificities, whose product is MDFTGKNVLVVGGSSGIGNGVAHAFRARGAEVHVWGTRAAASDYKAEEGSDLTGLGYTSVDVSDPDAIANAPAPFPTLDVLILSQGTVLYGQKEFQRAGWDKVMAVNVDSVLHCATKFKPQLADAKGAIVVVNSVAGFKATVGNPAYSASKAGAVGLTKTLGQAWAPLGIRVNGFAPGLVDTKLTKVTMDHPDRREKALAKFPLGRFGTVEDMAGVALFLASPLSAYVVGQTLLVDGGLTL